The following coding sequences lie in one Sulfuricella sp. genomic window:
- a CDS encoding LapA family protein, with protein sequence MQLILIFGIAIAIGAVMFALQNNVQVTVNFALWRFDSSLAMVLLLALGLGVIIAALLSSPTVIRRQWTASRLRRQISGLEEEKSALVQRVRQLELEVARISPSPIPEAEEPKPYVGLKTLLTCGSSNKSEDK encoded by the coding sequence ATGCAGCTAATCCTGATCTTCGGCATTGCCATTGCCATTGGCGCTGTCATGTTCGCCCTGCAAAACAACGTGCAGGTAACGGTCAACTTCGCCCTCTGGCGTTTTGACAGCTCCCTCGCCATGGTACTGCTGCTGGCACTGGGTCTGGGCGTGATCATCGCCGCCCTGTTGTCGTCGCCAACCGTGATCAGGCGGCAATGGACCGCATCCCGCCTGCGCCGGCAGATTTCCGGCCTGGAAGAAGAGAAGTCGGCGCTCGTACAACGTGTCAGGCAACTGGAACTCGAAGTTGCTCGCATCAGCCCCTCCCCCATTCCGGAAGCAGAAGAGCCGAAACCCTACGTCGGGCTCAAGACCCTGTTAACCTGCGGAAGCAGCAACAAATCCGAAGACAAATAG
- a CDS encoding discoidin domain-containing protein, translated as MPAPANTIDIIRNAEVAVTSESENSPLDNIVDGSTGPGSSQWVAGSTGPQTLIFKFDAPQNITAIIYEIEEREIARTQEICFEVSTDSGARFREILRHEYNFSPDGSTFQREELKLDLSQITDLKMTIKPDKGNLNCRARLNHIAFQG; from the coding sequence ATGCCTGCACCTGCGAACACCATCGATATCATCCGGAACGCGGAGGTCGCCGTCACTTCCGAATCCGAAAATTCACCTCTGGATAATATCGTTGACGGCAGCACGGGGCCGGGCAGCTCACAGTGGGTGGCGGGGTCCACTGGACCTCAGACCCTGATTTTTAAATTCGACGCCCCCCAGAACATCACCGCGATCATTTATGAAATCGAGGAGCGGGAAATCGCGCGCACACAGGAAATCTGTTTCGAGGTTTCCACCGATTCCGGCGCCCGCTTCCGGGAAATTCTGCGGCACGAATATAATTTCAGTCCAGATGGGAGCACATTCCAAAGAGAGGAGCTGAAACTGGATCTTTCTCAAATCACAGACCTGAAAATGACCATCAAGCCGGACAAGGGAAACCTTAACTGCCGGGCGAGACTGAACCATATCGCATTCCAGGGGTAA